In the Populus trichocarpa isolate Nisqually-1 chromosome 1, P.trichocarpa_v4.1, whole genome shotgun sequence genome, one interval contains:
- the LOC18095540 gene encoding uncharacterized protein At4g28440 produces MATPTKTGKEQQEESSNAGGKPGLRKPVFTKVDLLKPGTGGHTLTVKVLNSIAVLPKGRSVSHHLRQSRIAECLIGDDTGSIIFTARNEQVDLVKPGTTVILRNAKIDMFKGSMRLAVDKWGRVEVTEPAEFVVKEDNNLSLVEYELVNVTGE; encoded by the exons atggcaACACCAACAAAAACAGGAAAGGAACAACAAGAAGAGAGCAGCAATGCGGGTGGGAAACCTGGACTTAGAAAGCCTGTCTTCACCAAAGTGGACCTGCTTAAGCCTGGAACTGGAGGTCATACCTTGACTGTCAAGGTCCTTAATTCCATTGCTGTCCTTCCAAAGGGCCGATCGGTCTCTCACCATCTCCGTCAGTCACGAATCGCTGAATGTCTTATTGGGGATGACACTGGTTCCATCATCTTCACCGCAAGAAACGAACAAg tTGATTTGGTGAAGCCAGGGACGACTGTAATCCTCCGCAATGCAAAGATTGACATGTTTAAGGGATCTATGAGGCTAGCAGTTGACAAATGGGGTCGTGTTGAAGTCACTGAGCCTGCAGAATTTGTAGTCAAGGAAGACAACAATCTCTCTCTTGTTGAATACGAGCTTGTGAATGTTACAGGAGAGTGA